A region of Larimichthys crocea isolate SSNF chromosome X, L_crocea_2.0, whole genome shotgun sequence DNA encodes the following proteins:
- the cusr gene encoding uncharacterized protein cusr: MCLLTAALLFSLLDSFSCVQFLAPLNMGGVTGQVQFNSSSKAATVNVTGAGFCGSLNFSLSKFPVMYGHYSQPCSEANIGSSIFTFTADPASTVTINVSSLFEQYSNLDDFSLTLQTCNGTQVCTVVSQGQTVLTRQARFTGPIAGNVYIRLNTGQTNPRLLGDLVTIGQVNASGRNITLFGSTSTAANCNVLLGSLDPSALTNLGVLKVGTPLQPVKSRLDLTSFNKNNGFLLIRMESSYKCAQIYFVQEKQVSAVVNMRGIKGYFSFRQASPFDVTELRINLTNLQSRVGPYHVHHFPLPSVRSSMCSNDNVGGHWNPFGVNTRDPTYPKVPGSTHDQYEIGDLSAKHMFLTSKNEVDVVFTDFNLPLFGQNSIVGRSVVIHKTDGARFACASISYPGEVIVARARFQNLVVGEIWFTQLKNFPLSDVAIFVDLSYGNPTMAPTKNHHWHVHTYPISSERDDDVRRCSTTQGHWNPFNINTEDNSYALYCGPSSPLSCEVGDLSNKYSTINLSHNVGGVEAKHFFTDVTSWLPDSGIIGRSVVIHQAEQGGPRIACANTTMVRVAKASLGSWFGPGTSNGQVSFSQAVPRGPTIINVELMNLNSLAGGYHVHILPIRPESVSPCSNANILGHFNPFNWNISNSPAPATGTVDQYEIGDISGKFGMLFDLKQSQASYMDPDMPLTGPYSIVGRSLVVHYSNGSRMRCADISADRDTDGQWTTATAVFNGTVTGTVRLRQQMFPDGSSSDITLEVDLQSLTQRQKRTVASLFINRMGANNSECNKVGDTFNPFNMTSLSSSCLLENPLSCVVGEVSARQGTVSLTERQVFTDSIIQLSGDNTVVHRSLVLKNGNTIIACASILPESPSAVQTFPNVTNFSRHDFRRRVADVLFLDTSRVTILPDSPRSSPDGRCQQVSFMISGNVSAELLKSLKTSEKMGKFKESDSCTRSAGLLLVPGTLLIGLMFAAACLLPSITHF, translated from the exons ATGTGCCTTTTGACAGCTGCcctgctgttttctttacttG ATTCCTTTTCCTGTGTTCAGTTTTTGGCACCTCTGAACATGGGAGGTGTCACAGGGCAGGTACAGTTTAACTCCAGCTCCAAGGCGGCTACTGTTAACGTGACCGGCGCTGGATTCTGTGGTTCACTTAATTTTTCCCTAAGCAAGTTCCCTGTCATGTATGGCCATTATTCTCAACCCTGTTCTGAAGCAAATATTGGCTCCAGCATCTTCACCTTCACAGCTGATCCGGCCTCCACTGTCACCATCAACGTGTCAAGCCTTTTCGAACAATACTCAAACCTGGATGACTTCTCGCTGACTTTGCAGACATGCAACGGCACTCAAGTATGCACAGTTGTTAGTCAAGGTCAAACGGTCTTGACTCGTCAGGCCAGGTTCACAGGTCCCATTGCTGGTAATGTTTACATTCGCCTTAACACAGGACAGACTAATCCTAGGCTGCTAGGAGACCTTGTTACAATCGGTCAGGTCAATGCCTCAGGAAGAAATATCACTCTCTTTGGATCTACAAGCACTGCTGCAAACTGCAATGTTCTTCTGGGAAGCTTAGATCCCTCTGCTTTGACCAATCTGGGTGTCCTAAAAGTCGGAACCCCCTTACAGCCTGTGAAATCCCGTCTGGACCTGACCAGCTTCAACAAGAACAATGGCTTTCTTCTCATTCGCATGGAGTCAAGTTACAAGTGTGCTCAGATTTACTTTGTGCAAGAGAAGCAGGTCAGCGCTGTGGTGAACATGAGAGGGATCAAAGGATATTTCAGTTTCCGTCAGGCTTCCCCATTTGATGTGACAGAGTTGAGGATAAACCTGACTAACTTACAAAGCAGAGTCGGACCTTATCATGTCCACCACTTTCCTCTCCCCTCAGTCAGGTCAAGCATGTGTTCAAATGATAATGTGGGTGGCCACTGGAATCCATTTGGAGTCAACACGAGGGACCCAACATACCCAAAAGTGCCTGGTTCAACACACGATCAGTATGAGATTGGTGACCTCAGTGCCAAGCATATGTTCCTTACAAGTAAAAATGAGGTGGATGTAGTGTTCACAGACTTCAACCTCCCTTTGTTTGGACAGAACAGCATTGTAGGTCGTTCAGTTGTAATACACAAAACCGATGGTGCCAGGTTTGCTTGTGCCAGCATCAGCTATCCCGGTGAGGTGATTGTAGCCAGAGCTAGATTTCAGAACCTTGTGGTTGGTGAGATCTGGTTTACCCAGCTGAAGAACTTCCCTCTGTCTGATGTAGCCATCTTCGTGGATTTGTCATATGGAAATCCCACAATGGCACCAACCAAAAACCACCACTGGCATGTTCACACCTACCCCATCAGctcagagagagatgatgatgtAAGACGCTGCAGCACAACACAAGGACACTGGAACCCCTTTAACATTAACACAGAGGACAACAGCTATGCCCTCTACTGTGGCCCGTCCAGTCCCCTATCCTGTGAGGTGGGAGACTTATCCAACAAATACAGCACCATCAACCTCAGCCACAACGTGGGTGGAGTGGAAGCAAAACATTTCTTcactgatgtcacttcctggtTGCCCGATTCAGGCATTATTGGTCGTTCTGTAGTCATCCATCAAGCAGAACAAGGAGGGCCGAGGATTGCTTGTGCCAACACCACAATGGTGCGGGTCGCCAAAGCTAGCTTAGGTAGTTGGTTTGGCCCTGGGACATCCAATGGCCAGGTGTCGTTCTCCCAGGCTGTACCACGAGGCCCCACAATTATAAACGTGGAGCTGATGAATCTGAACTCCTTAGCTGGGGGTTACCACGTTCACATACTGCCCATCAGACCTGAAAGCGTAAGCCCCTGCTCCAACGCAAACATCCTAGGCCACTTCAACCCTTTTAATTGGAACATATCAAATAGCCCCGCACCTGCAACTGGCACAGTGGACCAGTACGAGATTGGTGACATCAGTGGGAAGTTTGGGATGCTTTTTGACCTCAAGCAGTCTCAGGCCTCATACATGGACCCTGACATGCCATTAACTGGACCCTACAGCATAGTGGGAAGATCACTGGTGGTTCACTACTCCAATGGATCAAG AATGCGGTGTGCTGACATCTCAGCTGACAGAGATACAGATGGACAATGGACTACTGCCACAGCTGTTTTCAACGGTACAGTAACTGGGACAGTCAGACTG CGCCAGCAGATGTTTCCGGATGGAAGTAGCAGTGATATCACCCTGGAGGTGGACCTTCAGTcactgacacaaagacaaaag AGAACTGTGGCATCCTTATTCATCAACCGTATGGGTGCCAACAACAGCGAGTGCAACAAAGTGGGAGACACATTCAATCCCTTCAACATGACATCACTG AGCTCCAGCTGTTTACTAGAAAATCCTTTGAGCTGTGTAGTGGGGGAGGTGTCAGCAAGACAAGGCACAGTCAgcctgacagagagacaagtcTTCACTGACAGCATCATCCAGCTCTCTGGAGACAACACAG TGGTCCACAGATCTCTAGTGCTGAAGAACGGCAACACCATCATCGCATGTGCCAGCATCCTCCCAGAATCCCCTTCAGCAGTACAGACATTTCCCAATGTGACTAACTTCAGCAG ACACGACTTCCGTAGAAGGGTTGCAGATGTTCTGTTTTTGGATACATCAAGGGTCACGATCCTGCCTGACTCCCCCCGCTCTTCACCTGATGGAAGGTGTCAGCAAGTCAGCTTCATGATATCTG GGAATGTGAGCGCAGAACTTCTGAAGTCTCTCAAAACCAGCGAGAAGATGGGCAAGTTCAAAGAGTCTGACTCCTGCACAA GAAGTGCAGGTCTGCTCCTGGTGCCAGGAACTCTTCTTATTGGCTTGATGTTtgctgctgcctgcctgctgccATCTATAACTCATTTCTAG